TAGCCAAACATGGCAAAGGCCAGGAACACCGCGGTGATGTAGTTGGCAAGAGGTCCTGCCACCAGCACCGCCAGGCGCATCCACCGGGGACGGTTCGGGTAGACGTAAGGGTCGTCCCGGTCGAACTCCTCGTGCGGGTTCAGGCCCGTGATCTGAACGAAGCCACCCAGGGGAATGGGTGCGATCTGGTAGATCGTATCGCCCTTCTTGAACGAGGCGATGGGCTTGCCAAAGCCGATCGAGAACCGCTCGACGCGCATGCCGCACAGGCGCGCCACGATGAAGTGGCCCCACTCGTGAACGACAATCAGGAGGGCAAGGCCCAGGATCGCAATCAGCAAAGACACAGTAGGCAATCCTAGCAGCCGGTCATTCCACCGACCAATCCGGGTATCAGGCTGCGCGCGATCCTGTCCTCAGAACCGCGGCAGCGGCAGTGGCAGGCGGCGCAGGGGGGCACGAAGCGCCGTGGCCAGATCGGACAGCACGGAGCCCGTCTTTCGCTGTCCCACGAGTTCGAGGGCTAAACCGGAGGCCTCGCGCTCGAAGCGGCGCTCGAACGCCAAGCATTCACCCCGCGCCCGCGCCACGGCGGGAAGACAGGGCAAACGGCGCGCCACCACGTAACGGGACCGCAACACCACCGCGTCGCGGCCGGCGTCGAGGCGACCCAAGGCCCAGCCGAGAGGCGCCCAGGTGAGCGGCCGGTTCTGGGTGGTGGCCAAGATCACCGCCGCACCCTGCGCTTCGGCCATGCCGCGCACGAACGCCCGCCCGGCGACATCGCGGTACACAACCCGCAACTGGGGGAGCTGCCGCTCGAGGAGCTTGAGCACGCCCAGGCTGTTGTCGCGCGAGCCGTCGTTCACCGCCACGATCTCGAAACGCAACCCCAAGCCCGCCATGTGGGCCGCGAACGCCCGGATGTCGCTGCCAACGCTGTCTTCCGCGTCGGAAACTGCCAGGACCAGGGAAACGTCGATCTGGTGGCCTTGAATCATCGTCACTCCTTGCG
Above is a genomic segment from Myxococcales bacterium containing:
- a CDS encoding glycosyltransferase; protein product: MIQGHQIDVSLVLAVSDAEDSVGSDIRAFAAHMAGLGLRFEIVAVNDGSRDNSLGVLKLLERQLPQLRVVYRDVAGRAFVRGMAEAQGAAVILATTQNRPLTWAPLGWALGRLDAGRDAVVLRSRYVVARRLPCLPAVARARGECLAFERRFEREASGLALELVGQRKTGSVLSDLATALRAPLRRLPLPLPRF